From a single Planctellipticum variicoloris genomic region:
- a CDS encoding IS4 family transposase — MAEKGLTEEERRELIGPLAGTVLLRRIFPLLQRLAPCGTERDTARNRQLFYSQYAALLLIGFFNPVLKSARALVAASGLKKVQQLAGGQKVSAGAFSEASSVFDPSLLEGLVHELRRQFARHQFRVSRSGRLGRLPNPIVERLVAVDGTVLSALPQIAARLGRGSQGQWRLHTQLRIHDQRVVASTLTEEPAKGPHSERAVTLQQIQAREPQPAGAPGDLYILDRGYRSAVVFNELVEARCDYVCRLNRGDGRVVEGPVNDANGHAVQLPALTEADRAAGVVADELIALGGGSGASPARTNHVVRRITVEPVPGRPSSARQGRLRSDQTGREGLILATTLLDLPAEQVVLIYECRWQIELFFRFLKQVLGCQQLLSAKTRGVEIQLYCSLLAGLLLALATGGNLSRRAYEMVCLYMTGWADDEELLAAFPQPP, encoded by the coding sequence ATGGCGGAGAAGGGGCTGACGGAGGAGGAGCGGCGGGAGCTGATTGGTCCTTTGGCCGGGACCGTCCTGCTGCGGCGCATCTTTCCGCTGCTGCAACGATTGGCTCCCTGCGGGACAGAACGCGACACCGCTCGCAACCGGCAGCTGTTCTACAGCCAGTATGCCGCGCTCCTCCTGATCGGCTTCTTCAACCCCGTTCTCAAGTCCGCCCGGGCGCTCGTCGCAGCCTCGGGACTGAAAAAGGTCCAACAGCTCGCCGGCGGGCAAAAGGTCTCGGCCGGGGCCTTCTCCGAGGCCTCGTCCGTCTTCGATCCCTCGCTCCTGGAAGGACTCGTTCACGAACTCCGCCGCCAGTTCGCCCGGCATCAGTTCCGCGTGAGCCGCAGCGGTCGGCTGGGACGCCTTCCCAACCCGATCGTCGAACGTCTCGTCGCCGTCGACGGGACCGTGCTGTCGGCCTTGCCGCAGATCGCCGCCCGGCTGGGACGCGGTTCTCAAGGCCAGTGGCGGCTGCACACCCAGCTTCGCATTCACGACCAGAGGGTCGTGGCCTCGACCCTCACCGAGGAGCCGGCCAAAGGGCCGCACTCCGAGCGCGCCGTCACGCTCCAGCAGATCCAGGCCCGCGAACCGCAACCCGCCGGTGCGCCGGGAGACCTTTATATTCTGGACCGGGGCTATCGCTCGGCCGTGGTGTTCAACGAACTGGTCGAAGCCCGCTGCGACTACGTCTGCCGGCTCAATCGCGGGGACGGTCGCGTGGTCGAGGGACCGGTCAACGACGCGAACGGTCATGCGGTTCAACTCCCCGCGCTCACCGAAGCCGATCGCGCCGCGGGGGTCGTGGCGGATGAACTGATCGCGCTGGGCGGCGGCAGCGGAGCCAGTCCCGCAAGAACCAATCACGTCGTGCGGCGGATCACCGTCGAGCCAGTGCCCGGTCGACCAAGTTCGGCAAGGCAGGGGCGGCTTCGCAGCGACCAGACCGGGCGGGAAGGCCTGATCCTGGCCACGACGCTGCTGGATCTCCCGGCCGAACAGGTGGTGCTAATCTATGAATGCCGGTGGCAGATCGAGCTGTTCTTCCGGTTTCTGAAGCAGGTGCTGGGCTGCCAGCAACTGCTCTCGGCGAAGACGCGGGGCGTGGAGATCCAGCTCTACTGTTCGCTGCTCGCCGGGCTGCTCCTGGCCCTGGCGACGGGAGGCAACCTGTCGCGTCGAGCGTATGAAATGGTCTGTCTCTACATGACCGGCTGGGCCGACGACGAAGAACTCCTCGCCGCCTTCCCCCAGCCGCCATAG
- the treZ gene encoding malto-oligosyltrehalose trehalohydrolase, whose protein sequence is MLTPSCGVSLSASGHCRWTLWAPKAAQVDLLLYGNAAEPLRLPMTRSVDGYHSCERTGVVAGQRYAFRLDGGPVRPDPASLWQPDGVHAPSAVWRPDAFRWTDAAWKCPPRSALAIYELHVGTFTPGGTFDDVIPRLADLVGLGVTAIELMPVGQFPGTRDWGYDGVYWYAAQNSYGGPDGLQRLVDACHAQGLAVILDVIYNHLGPEGNYLRDFGPYFTDRYDTPWGEALNYDGPDSEHVRRFVLNNVRYWLREFHLDGLRLDAVHAICDASPVHILADIQKTAAEVAAEQNREVLILAESNLNDVVLLDPADQGGYGLAGQWSDDFHHCVHALLTGERDGYYLDFDAPARQVVKAINDVFVYDGGFSPFRQRPHGRPAGDHPGDRFVISIQTHDQVGNRALGDRFGTLLTPPQQRLAAGLLLLSPYVPMLFMGEEYGETHPFPFFCDFGDEWLLEAVRRGRREEFADFAWTGELPDPGAPATFESAILSWSWPAGSVQAGLRNLYRDLLRLRKSLPALADYRHRRAALIETKRSNVLAIERGDIQHSGHRLWAALHLGGDPAAWSPPDWSECRVLLRSEETRYGGGGDSTAPEEAPLTPWEFVVFGSADYPVSRETNA, encoded by the coding sequence ATGTTGACTCCGTCATGCGGCGTCTCTCTCTCTGCGAGCGGCCACTGTCGGTGGACGTTATGGGCGCCGAAAGCGGCGCAGGTCGATCTTCTGCTCTACGGCAACGCCGCCGAACCGTTGCGTCTGCCGATGACTCGTTCGGTCGACGGCTACCATTCCTGCGAACGGACGGGCGTCGTCGCAGGGCAGCGCTACGCATTTCGGCTCGACGGCGGCCCCGTACGGCCCGACCCGGCGTCGCTGTGGCAACCCGACGGCGTGCATGCGCCGTCCGCCGTCTGGCGACCGGACGCGTTCCGCTGGACCGACGCCGCCTGGAAATGTCCGCCCCGTTCTGCGCTGGCGATCTACGAGCTGCACGTCGGCACCTTCACGCCAGGCGGCACGTTCGACGACGTCATTCCGCGGCTGGCCGACCTGGTGGGTCTCGGCGTCACCGCCATCGAACTGATGCCCGTGGGTCAGTTTCCCGGCACGCGCGACTGGGGCTACGACGGCGTCTACTGGTACGCGGCGCAGAACAGCTACGGAGGACCGGACGGCTTGCAGCGGCTGGTCGACGCCTGCCATGCGCAGGGGCTCGCAGTCATCCTGGACGTGATCTACAACCATCTTGGTCCGGAGGGCAATTACCTCCGCGACTTCGGCCCCTACTTCACCGACCGGTATGACACGCCCTGGGGAGAGGCTCTCAACTATGATGGTCCCGATTCGGAGCATGTCCGGCGGTTCGTTCTCAACAACGTGCGCTACTGGCTGCGGGAATTCCACCTCGACGGACTCCGTCTCGACGCAGTCCACGCCATTTGCGACGCCAGCCCGGTTCATATTCTGGCGGACATCCAGAAGACGGCAGCAGAAGTTGCCGCCGAGCAGAACCGCGAAGTGCTGATTCTTGCCGAGAGCAATCTCAACGATGTCGTGTTGCTCGATCCCGCCGACCAGGGCGGATACGGCCTCGCCGGCCAGTGGAGCGACGATTTCCATCACTGCGTCCACGCGCTGCTGACCGGCGAACGGGACGGCTATTACCTGGACTTCGACGCGCCGGCCCGGCAGGTCGTCAAGGCGATCAACGACGTTTTCGTCTATGACGGCGGGTTCAGCCCGTTTCGGCAGCGCCCGCACGGCAGGCCGGCGGGCGACCACCCGGGCGACCGGTTCGTCATCAGCATTCAGACCCACGACCAGGTCGGCAATCGCGCCCTGGGCGATCGTTTCGGGACGTTGCTCACTCCGCCACAGCAACGTCTGGCGGCAGGACTGCTGCTCCTGTCGCCGTACGTGCCGATGCTGTTCATGGGCGAAGAGTACGGAGAGACGCATCCGTTTCCGTTCTTCTGCGACTTCGGCGACGAATGGCTCCTGGAGGCGGTCCGGCGCGGACGCCGCGAGGAGTTTGCGGACTTCGCCTGGACCGGCGAACTTCCCGACCCCGGCGCACCAGCCACGTTTGAATCCGCGATCCTTTCCTGGAGCTGGCCGGCCGGTTCCGTGCAGGCTGGTTTGCGAAATCTGTACCGCGATTTGTTGCGGTTGCGCAAGTCACTACCGGCGCTCGCAGACTATCGTCATCGGCGCGCCGCACTCATTGAGACGAAACGCAGCAACGTGCTGGCGATCGAGCGGGGAGATATCCAACACTCGGGCCACCGGCTCTGGGCGGCGTTGCACCTGGGCGGCGATCCCGCCGCCTGGTCGCCACCCGACTGGTCCGAGTGCCGAGTTCTGCTGCGTTCCGAAGAAACGCGATACGGCGGAGGCGGAGACTCGACAGCTCCGGAAGAGGCGCCTCTCACCCCCTGGGAGTTCGTCGTCTTCGGCTCAGCCGACTACCCCGTGTCCCGGGAGACCAACGCTTGA
- the sppA gene encoding signal peptide peptidase SppA, which translates to MADSPNPAGQATGAASTIVVQLPAPRPWSTWTTRILLALLGLSVLANISMYSSFQEYFQAQTPPAESYHSGSKTSRDKLVILSMTGTIMPPFTERLIKQIDKALEDDAVKGILLSIDSGGGFVADSHQIYARLKKLSEKKPVFVQMKRMAASGGYYIAMGAGTQGKIFAEPTTWTGSIGVIIPRYDVSELASKLGVASDPLKTGEFKDALSPFHPLTENEKKLWENILNQSFDQFLTVIDDNRDTLTTEQVRKLATGEVFTAKDAKQNGLIDEIGFEEEALAALQKQLGLAEARVVTYHSQTGLIDLIVGSVQTRSAPAGLEPWQMLLESSVPRAYYLCSWWPAIPQS; encoded by the coding sequence ATGGCTGATTCACCGAACCCGGCCGGCCAGGCGACCGGGGCTGCTTCGACGATTGTGGTGCAACTGCCCGCTCCGCGGCCCTGGTCGACCTGGACCACCCGCATCCTGCTGGCGCTGCTGGGCCTGTCGGTGCTGGCCAACATTTCGATGTACAGCAGCTTTCAGGAGTATTTTCAGGCGCAGACGCCGCCCGCCGAGAGCTATCACTCGGGGAGCAAGACCAGCCGGGACAAACTCGTCATTCTGTCGATGACCGGCACCATCATGCCGCCGTTTACCGAACGCCTGATCAAGCAGATCGACAAGGCGCTCGAAGACGACGCCGTCAAAGGCATCCTGCTGTCGATCGACAGCGGCGGCGGATTCGTCGCGGACAGCCACCAGATCTACGCCCGCCTGAAGAAGCTCAGCGAGAAGAAGCCGGTCTTCGTTCAAATGAAGCGCATGGCGGCCTCGGGGGGATACTACATTGCGATGGGCGCCGGGACCCAGGGAAAGATCTTCGCCGAGCCGACCACCTGGACCGGATCGATCGGCGTCATTATTCCGCGGTACGACGTCAGCGAGCTGGCATCGAAGCTGGGAGTGGCGTCCGATCCATTAAAGACCGGGGAGTTCAAGGACGCTTTGAGCCCGTTTCATCCGCTCACGGAGAACGAGAAGAAGCTCTGGGAAAACATCCTCAATCAGTCGTTCGATCAGTTTCTGACCGTCATCGACGACAATCGGGACACGCTCACAACGGAGCAGGTCCGCAAGCTGGCCACGGGCGAGGTCTTCACGGCGAAGGACGCGAAGCAGAACGGACTGATCGACGAGATCGGCTTCGAAGAAGAGGCCCTGGCTGCCCTGCAGAAACAGCTCGGCCTGGCCGAGGCCCGTGTCGTGACTTACCACTCGCAGACCGGTCTGATCGATCTGATCGTCGGATCGGTGCAGACCCGGTCGGCGCCCGCCGGGCTCGAGCCCTGGCAGATGCTGCTCGAATCGAGCGTTCCCCGCGCCTACTATCTCTGCTCGTGGTGGCCCGCGATCCCGCAGTCGTAG
- the treY gene encoding malto-oligosyltrehalose synthase, with protein MTTDDADKSQKPDTHLRPLIDRIVAAVTERTEHARLPTATYRVQFHKGCTFRDITTIVPYLHALGISDLYASPFLEARPGSMHGYDIVNHATINPEIGTLDELRTLRAELRSRNMGLIADVVPNHMATAPKQNAWWQDVLENGPSSAFAGYFDIDWMPLKPDLANKVLLPVLGDQYGAVLESGQLVAAYEDGAFWLDYYDQRYPISPRSYSLILSPRIDELQVRLGIEHEEILELFSILTAIRNLPPRTETDVGLLAERRREKEIIKRRLHELVSRSPDITAFVADSLQQINGRADDPRSFDTLDELLRDQAYRLSYWRVASDEINYRRFFDINDLAALCTESPPVFADTHRLLFDLLDEGTVTGLRIDHPDGLYDPWRYFCQLQEAHYLRLCRAALSEFASGLPPLSEDDRLLLEQRLAELWRVAVLIPGSPLARPLFVVVEKILAPEEPLPEDWPVHGTVGYEFLTLSNGLLVDPAGLRPLSSFFERFSGQSLDFEELAYQCKRLIVRMSMAGELNVLGDRLDRISERNRRTRDFTLSSLTRALQEVIACFSVYRTYVQPDRLLERDVHYIERAVAKAKRRNPAMSGVIFDFIRDVLLLRHRDNSDDEERQDLQQLAGKFQQLSGPIMAKAVEDTAFYRFNRLVSLNEVGGEPAAFGASITAFHRFNQARLPRWSHSLNASSTHDTKRSEDVRARISVLSEIPRTWREKVQSWSRTHRRLKAEVDGNEAPSRNAEYLLYQTLIGLWPDSLPTADERDTLVDRLQRYVLKVEREAKVHTSWISPDDAYEAAFQRFVAELFVPDRRRSFLGDLHEFAGKVAEHGRWNSLSQLLLKITAPGVPDFYQGTETWNLTLVDPDNRRPVDFANHSRELAALTSEMAADLDRSTGDTAAAEWLTRPADDGQSPELPQRLLETRLDGRIKRFVGLLGIQARRQFGDLLTTGDYLPLETTGTFADCVVAFARQDQGRMAIVIVPRLTVKVTGFGGPPPIGDLWQETAVTLPATIGEGDHATAISALRDLFTRRTHQFPTDSQTGTHEFRLADALRTFPVAVWLAGD; from the coding sequence TTGACGACCGACGATGCAGACAAGAGCCAGAAACCGGACACTCATCTCCGCCCGCTGATCGACCGGATCGTCGCGGCGGTCACCGAGCGAACGGAACATGCCCGACTGCCGACGGCTACGTATCGCGTGCAGTTTCACAAGGGCTGTACGTTCCGCGACATCACGACGATCGTGCCCTATCTCCACGCGCTGGGGATCAGCGACCTCTACGCGTCGCCGTTCCTGGAGGCCCGGCCCGGCAGCATGCACGGCTATGACATCGTCAATCACGCGACGATCAATCCGGAGATTGGCACGCTCGACGAACTGCGGACGCTCCGCGCCGAGCTACGGTCGCGAAACATGGGCCTGATTGCCGACGTCGTGCCCAATCACATGGCCACCGCTCCAAAACAAAATGCCTGGTGGCAGGATGTTCTGGAGAATGGCCCCAGTTCGGCCTTTGCCGGGTACTTCGACATCGACTGGATGCCGCTGAAACCCGACCTGGCCAATAAGGTGCTGCTGCCAGTGCTGGGAGACCAGTACGGCGCCGTCCTGGAAAGCGGCCAGCTCGTCGCGGCCTATGAAGACGGCGCGTTCTGGCTCGACTACTACGATCAGCGTTATCCGATCTCGCCGCGTTCTTACAGCCTGATTCTGTCGCCGCGAATCGACGAACTGCAGGTCAGACTCGGAATTGAACACGAGGAGATTCTGGAGCTGTTCAGCATCCTGACGGCCATTCGCAACCTGCCGCCACGCACCGAAACCGACGTCGGTCTGCTGGCGGAACGCCGGCGAGAAAAAGAAATTATCAAGCGCCGACTGCATGAACTGGTCAGCCGGTCGCCCGACATCACCGCATTCGTCGCCGACAGTCTGCAGCAGATCAACGGCCGGGCGGACGATCCGCGGAGCTTCGATACGCTCGACGAACTGCTGCGGGACCAGGCCTATCGGCTGTCGTACTGGCGCGTCGCATCGGACGAAATCAACTATCGACGATTCTTCGACATCAACGACCTCGCCGCGCTCTGCACGGAGTCTCCGCCCGTCTTCGCCGATACGCACCGACTCCTCTTCGACCTGCTCGACGAGGGAACCGTGACCGGCCTGCGGATCGACCATCCCGACGGACTCTATGATCCGTGGCGCTATTTTTGCCAGCTCCAGGAAGCTCACTACCTGCGGCTCTGCCGCGCAGCACTCTCGGAATTCGCGTCGGGACTGCCGCCTCTGTCCGAAGACGACCGCCTGTTGCTCGAGCAGCGGCTCGCGGAGCTCTGGCGCGTCGCGGTCCTGATTCCGGGCTCGCCCCTGGCTCGCCCGCTGTTCGTCGTCGTGGAAAAGATTCTCGCGCCGGAAGAACCTCTCCCGGAAGACTGGCCGGTCCACGGGACGGTCGGCTACGAATTTCTGACGCTCAGCAACGGGCTGCTGGTCGATCCCGCAGGACTGCGGCCGCTGTCTTCGTTCTTCGAACGATTTTCCGGACAGTCGCTCGACTTTGAAGAGCTGGCCTACCAGTGCAAGCGGCTGATCGTCCGAATGAGCATGGCGGGGGAGCTCAACGTCCTGGGCGATCGGCTCGACCGGATCTCCGAGCGCAATCGCCGGACTCGCGATTTCACCCTCAGCAGCCTGACTCGTGCTCTGCAGGAAGTCATCGCCTGCTTCAGCGTCTACCGGACCTACGTGCAGCCGGACCGGCTGCTCGAACGGGACGTCCACTACATCGAACGAGCCGTGGCGAAGGCGAAGCGGCGCAACCCCGCCATGAGCGGCGTGATCTTCGACTTCATCCGCGACGTCCTGCTGCTCCGCCATCGCGACAACTCCGACGATGAAGAGCGCCAGGATCTGCAGCAGCTTGCAGGAAAATTCCAGCAGCTTTCCGGCCCGATCATGGCCAAGGCCGTCGAGGACACCGCATTCTACCGCTTCAACCGGCTCGTCTCGCTCAACGAAGTCGGCGGCGAACCGGCCGCATTCGGAGCGTCGATCACCGCGTTCCATCGATTCAACCAGGCCCGCCTCCCCCGCTGGTCGCACTCCCTCAACGCCAGCTCCACCCACGACACCAAGCGGAGCGAAGACGTTCGCGCGCGGATCAGCGTCCTCAGCGAAATCCCCCGCACGTGGCGCGAGAAGGTCCAGAGCTGGAGCCGGACGCATCGTCGGCTCAAAGCCGAAGTCGACGGGAACGAAGCCCCCAGCCGCAATGCGGAGTACCTGCTGTATCAGACGCTGATCGGACTCTGGCCCGACTCCCTCCCGACCGCCGACGAACGGGACACTCTTGTCGATCGCCTTCAGCGATACGTCTTGAAGGTCGAACGGGAGGCCAAAGTCCACACGAGCTGGATCAGCCCCGACGACGCCTATGAAGCCGCTTTCCAGCGCTTCGTCGCGGAGCTGTTCGTCCCGGATCGCCGTCGTTCGTTCCTCGGCGACCTGCACGAGTTCGCCGGCAAAGTGGCCGAGCACGGCCGCTGGAACTCGCTGTCGCAGCTCCTGCTGAAGATCACCGCCCCCGGCGTACCCGACTTCTACCAGGGGACCGAAACCTGGAATCTGACGCTCGTCGACCCCGACAATCGCCGGCCAGTCGATTTCGCCAATCACAGCCGGGAACTTGCAGCGCTCACCTCAGAGATGGCTGCCGACCTGGACCGCTCCACGGGCGACACAGCCGCGGCCGAATGGCTGACGCGGCCTGCGGACGACGGCCAGTCGCCAGAATTGCCGCAACGACTGCTGGAGACGCGTCTCGACGGGCGGATCAAGCGATTCGTCGGGCTGCTCGGCATTCAGGCACGGCGGCAGTTCGGCGACTTGTTGACGACGGGGGACTATCTCCCCCTGGAGACGACCGGGACCTTCGCCGACTGCGTCGTCGCTTTCGCCCGGCAGGACCAGGGCCGAATGGCGATCGTGATCGTCCCCCGGCTCACGGTGAAAGTGACGGGATTCGGCGGCCCCCCTCCCATCGGCGACCTCTGGCAGGAGACCGCCGTCACTCTGCCAGCCACGATCGGCGAAGGGGACCATGCGACAGCAATTTCTGCGTTGCGAGATCTGTTCACGCGGAGGACACACCAGTTCCCGACTGACAGCCAGACCGGCACTCACGAGTTCCGTCTCGCCGACGCGCTGCGAACATTCCCGGTCGCGGTTTGGTTGGCGGGGGATTGA
- a CDS encoding HXXEE domain-containing protein, which translates to MQPLRRCWNWLVVDWQWPYASLFAAIALLTVAPLWFAASGLVLGCVFLQLPIYLLHQWEEHRGDRFRLYINRVIGGGREALTPAATFWINALGVWGVDLVALYLAVFVNPALGLMALYLPLLNSLGHVVPAVIRREYNPGLWTTLGLFLPVSGACAVVVATNSHACWRAQILGLGVAFAVHAAIIVHVRRRLSRPADSPANAA; encoded by the coding sequence GTGCAACCACTCCGTCGCTGCTGGAACTGGCTGGTCGTGGACTGGCAATGGCCGTATGCCTCGTTGTTCGCCGCAATTGCGCTGCTGACCGTGGCGCCCCTGTGGTTCGCCGCCTCCGGGCTGGTCCTGGGGTGCGTGTTCCTGCAGCTTCCAATTTACCTGCTGCATCAATGGGAAGAGCACCGCGGCGACCGCTTCCGGCTCTATATCAACCGGGTGATCGGCGGGGGGCGTGAAGCCCTCACTCCGGCCGCCACGTTCTGGATCAACGCCCTCGGCGTCTGGGGCGTTGACCTGGTGGCGTTGTATCTGGCGGTCTTCGTCAATCCCGCGCTGGGGCTGATGGCCCTCTATCTGCCGTTGCTGAACTCTCTGGGCCACGTCGTCCCGGCGGTCATTCGCCGGGAATATAACCCCGGACTCTGGACGACGCTGGGCCTGTTCCTGCCGGTCAGCGGGGCCTGCGCCGTCGTGGTGGCGACAAACAGTCATGCCTGCTGGAGAGCGCAGATTCTCGGCCTCGGCGTGGCGTTCGCCGTGCATGCGGCGATCATCGTGCATGTTCGGCGAAGGCTCTCGCGGCCCGCGGACTCCCCTGCGAACGCGGCTTGA
- a CDS encoding acyl carrier protein: MTISSRTPEGQPLRCDVCRAMAVVETSLDSGDATCPACGQLLWRVRNRLAAELNLPEDDITLSVQLQNELGADSLDIVELVMALEDEFDLTIPDAEYGQLRTVGDVLRLLRRYRHDRDAGSA; this comes from the coding sequence ATGACGATTTCCTCCCGCACTCCGGAAGGCCAGCCGCTGCGCTGCGACGTCTGCAGAGCAATGGCCGTCGTCGAAACCTCGCTGGATTCGGGAGACGCCACCTGCCCTGCGTGCGGGCAGCTCCTGTGGCGGGTGCGGAACCGTCTGGCCGCGGAACTCAATCTGCCGGAGGACGACATCACCCTCTCCGTGCAACTGCAGAATGAGCTGGGCGCCGACTCGCTGGATATCGTCGAACTGGTGATGGCCCTCGAAGACGAATTCGACCTCACAATTCCCGACGCAGAGTACGGGCAGTTGAGGACCGTGGGCGATGTGCTGCGGCTCTTGAGACGCTATCGTCATGACCGCGATGCCGGCTCGGCGTGA
- a CDS encoding HlyD family secretion protein, giving the protein MSNAAPATSPVVAPRLVSPSRFILLALVAGCCGMGISAWLDGRTRPAFTGRLHAHTISVTAGRSARIVELPAASGTNVSPGDTLVVVSDDRLDARIRQQEQDVKELEADVARVTAAADIELQWRQRDLQAEQFELQLKAAGFLQDKISRQVEQIAWQERLNALSSWTTAEEPGGFGKLLQASFPDDGRVQAMLREDAAATAAEALSVQLGLCEQRIAEIQALSKELESKIKVSAGVDLAQQRLTRAREELESIQQQREGLKIASPAYGIVGVPQRQPGDIIQPGETIVDLLDPERRFLVAEVPSTAAVEFHAGSKVALLFPGGERRVGVIRELPPQTDQPAARTQESFLEVRIEPAGRLWPTAPIGTRVDVSVLPADEHIR; this is encoded by the coding sequence ATGTCGAATGCCGCCCCAGCAACTTCGCCGGTCGTCGCACCGCGTCTCGTTTCTCCCTCCCGGTTTATTCTGCTGGCGCTTGTGGCGGGCTGCTGCGGGATGGGGATCAGCGCCTGGCTCGACGGACGAACTCGCCCCGCCTTCACGGGGCGGCTGCACGCCCACACGATCTCCGTCACGGCGGGCCGCTCGGCGAGAATCGTCGAATTGCCGGCGGCCAGCGGAACGAACGTCTCCCCCGGCGACACGCTCGTGGTCGTCTCGGACGACCGGCTGGATGCACGGATCCGACAGCAGGAACAGGACGTCAAAGAGCTGGAGGCCGATGTCGCACGCGTGACGGCGGCCGCCGACATCGAATTGCAGTGGCGGCAACGCGATCTGCAGGCTGAACAGTTTGAGCTGCAGCTCAAGGCGGCGGGATTTCTGCAGGACAAGATCAGCCGACAGGTCGAGCAGATTGCCTGGCAGGAACGGTTGAACGCATTGTCGTCGTGGACCACGGCCGAAGAACCCGGCGGGTTCGGAAAGCTGCTGCAGGCCAGCTTTCCCGACGACGGGCGCGTTCAGGCGATGCTCCGGGAAGATGCCGCCGCCACGGCCGCGGAGGCTCTCTCGGTCCAGCTCGGACTGTGCGAACAGCGGATCGCCGAGATTCAGGCGCTCAGCAAGGAGCTCGAAAGCAAGATCAAGGTGTCAGCGGGCGTCGACCTGGCGCAACAGCGGCTGACGCGAGCCCGGGAGGAACTGGAGTCGATCCAGCAGCAGCGCGAGGGACTCAAGATCGCCAGCCCGGCGTATGGCATCGTAGGGGTGCCGCAACGGCAGCCGGGCGACATCATTCAGCCGGGCGAAACAATCGTGGATCTGCTCGATCCGGAACGGCGTTTTCTGGTGGCCGAGGTGCCTTCAACAGCCGCCGTCGAATTCCATGCCGGCTCGAAGGTGGCCCTGCTGTTTCCGGGGGGTGAGCGACGGGTCGGCGTGATCCGCGAACTGCCGCCGCAGACCGATCAGCCCGCAGCGCGGACTCAGGAGAGCTTTCTGGAAGTCCGGATCGAACCGGCGGGCCGGCTGTGGCCGACGGCCCCGATCGGAACGCGGGTCGACGTGAGCGTGCTGCCGGCCGACGAGCACATTCGCTGA
- a CDS encoding acyltransferase family protein, with amino-acid sequence MKTCPEHSAGHHGRLVFLDGLRGLGALSIASFHIADYGPLPVAAEQWLPDVRLFILTWGWTPVQWFFVISGLVAIYTARDEPLTLRTAANQLVNRILRLGVAYWLVVALAAVLTAAAIDGWNDRSLNEQPPTLAQLGAHAFFLQDILGLPHLSTGLWFVCIEVQFGILFLLLTGLAQRLARATGRPHGRPSSAILLLVFAPLAVWSLFVAVYQSHSDMWIWHFYCHIFFGILIGLVLKKAVHPVWFWLYVAIAGLRVALDYNNILATSVVAGGTIGLCSHLGVLQTWLNHSLLQYLGRISYSLFLIHYPVSWLIGRLGYWFTGEQPQWAAFWLVLSLAASIPAAHGLHRWVEEPAMRWAKRIHSGSGRRTFRESADENAETRLPVPVAGADGAG; translated from the coding sequence GTGAAAACGTGCCCGGAACACTCAGCCGGCCACCACGGTCGACTGGTCTTTCTGGACGGCCTCAGGGGTCTGGGCGCCCTCTCCATCGCCAGCTTTCACATCGCCGATTACGGTCCGCTGCCCGTCGCGGCGGAACAGTGGCTGCCGGACGTCCGACTGTTCATCCTCACGTGGGGTTGGACTCCTGTCCAGTGGTTCTTCGTCATCTCGGGACTTGTGGCGATCTACACGGCGCGCGACGAACCATTGACGCTGCGGACGGCCGCCAATCAGCTTGTCAACAGGATCCTGCGACTCGGGGTGGCCTACTGGCTGGTGGTCGCCCTGGCTGCGGTGCTGACGGCGGCGGCGATCGATGGCTGGAATGACCGTTCGCTCAACGAGCAGCCACCAACACTGGCCCAGCTCGGAGCGCATGCCTTCTTTCTCCAGGACATTCTCGGCCTGCCCCATCTGTCGACGGGCCTCTGGTTCGTCTGCATCGAAGTGCAGTTCGGCATCCTGTTTCTGCTGCTCACCGGCCTGGCGCAGAGGCTGGCGCGGGCGACAGGCAGACCGCACGGACGGCCAAGTTCAGCCATCCTGCTGCTCGTCTTCGCCCCGCTGGCGGTCTGGTCCCTGTTCGTTGCGGTTTACCAGTCGCACAGCGACATGTGGATCTGGCACTTTTACTGCCACATCTTCTTCGGAATTCTGATCGGCCTCGTGCTGAAGAAAGCGGTCCATCCGGTCTGGTTCTGGTTGTATGTGGCAATCGCCGGACTGCGGGTCGCCCTGGATTACAATAACATTCTCGCGACGTCAGTCGTGGCGGGGGGGACCATCGGCCTCTGCAGCCACCTGGGCGTTCTGCAGACCTGGTTGAACCACAGCCTCCTGCAATATCTCGGACGGATTTCTTACAGCCTGTTTCTGATTCACTATCCCGTGAGCTGGCTGATTGGCAGACTGGGGTACTGGTTCACCGGCGAACAACCGCAGTGGGCCGCGTTCTGGCTGGTCCTCAGCCTCGCAGCCAGCATTCCGGCCGCTCACGGCCTGCACCGGTGGGTGGAAGAGCCAGCCATGCGCTGGGCGAAACGGATTCATAGCGGGAGTGGCCGACGCACTTTCCGGGAGAGCGCTGATGAGAATGCCGAAACTCGGCTGCCTGTGCCTGTTGCTGGGGCTGATGGTGCAGGATGA